The Buchnera aphidicola str. APS (Acyrthosiphon pisum) genome has a segment encoding these proteins:
- the rpmH gene encoding 50S ribosomal protein L34 translates to MKRTFQPSILKRNRSHGFRIRMATKNGRYILSRRRAKLRTRLTVSSK, encoded by the coding sequence ATGAAACGAACTTTTCAACCATCAATATTAAAACGTAATCGTTCACATGGATTTAGAATTCGTATGGCAACAAAAAATGGTCGTTATATTTTATCACGAAGACGTGCTAAGTTAAGAACACGTTTAACTGTTTCTAGCAAATAG
- the rnpA gene encoding ribonuclease P protein component, producing MLNYFFKKQLRLSDSTSFQDVFNGSVKKKNTLEISILGRFNLLGHPRLGLSIPRKNIKHAHNRNLIKRLVRETFRLLQYKLLSMDFVVIAKKNILFLNNTRIIDMLNSLWSNYYR from the coding sequence TTGTTGAATTATTTTTTTAAAAAACAATTACGATTATCTGACTCTACAAGTTTTCAAGATGTTTTCAATGGATCTGTAAAAAAAAAAAATACTTTAGAAATAAGTATTTTAGGACGTTTTAATTTATTAGGACATCCTAGATTAGGTCTTAGCATACCTCGAAAAAACATTAAGCATGCTCATAATCGAAATTTGATTAAACGATTAGTGCGAGAGACTTTTCGTTTATTACAATACAAATTACTTTCAATGGACTTTGTAGTGATAGCAAAAAAAAATATTCTCTTTTTAAATAATACAAGAATAATAGATATGCTAAATAGTTTGTGGTCTAATTATTATAGATAA
- the yidC gene encoding membrane protein insertase YidC, producing the protein MEVQRNFFIFAFLFVSFLLWQAWQSQMFLNKKTNEKIDPIFHFIDVKKNKKKIFIKNDVISLVVNMYGGDVEEASLLAYKDTLYSSRPFKLLETGSDFIYQAQSGLIGKDGPDSSINDSRPLYSANKNFFVLGPNEKELRVPIKWLSKNGVIYKKTFILKPNRYDVQIEYDVYNPSKESLNMNIFGQIKQTINLPKKRNVYSGNFALQTFRGAAYSSDDNKYEKYKFDMIANNKNLHIMTESGWIAMLQQYFAVAWIPDNLGKNTIYTSSLDHDTAVIGYKSPIINIPPNSRSIIKSKLWIGPKIQKEMKLVAPNLDLTVDYGWLWFLSQPLFKLLTILYSIIGNWGFSIILITFIMRGLTYPLTKAQYISMAKMRALQPKIQEIKEKFSKDKQRISQEMILLYKKEKINPLGGFLPIFIQMPIFLSLYYMLIGSVELRHAPFLLWIHDLSSQDPYYVLPVIMGLTMFFIQKISSTNHISDPLQKKIMNFMPVIFTAFFLWFPSGLVLYYIISNLVTIIQQKFILSNLEKNR; encoded by the coding sequence ATGGAAGTACAACGTAATTTTTTTATTTTTGCTTTTTTATTTGTTTCTTTTCTACTTTGGCAGGCATGGCAAAGTCAAATGTTTTTAAATAAAAAAACAAATGAAAAAATAGATCCAATTTTTCATTTTATTGATGTAAAAAAAAATAAAAAGAAAATTTTTATCAAAAATGATGTAATTAGTTTAGTTGTTAATATGTATGGTGGTGATGTAGAAGAGGCATCTTTACTCGCATACAAGGATACATTATATTCATCTAGACCTTTTAAATTACTTGAAACTGGATCGGATTTTATTTATCAGGCACAAAGCGGATTAATTGGAAAAGATGGACCTGATAGTTCAATAAATGATAGTAGACCATTATATTCTGCTAATAAAAATTTTTTTGTATTAGGACCTAACGAAAAAGAATTGCGTGTTCCTATCAAATGGTTAAGTAAAAATGGTGTAATTTATAAAAAAACTTTTATTCTTAAACCAAATAGATATGATGTTCAAATAGAGTATGACGTCTATAATCCAAGCAAAGAAAGTTTGAATATGAATATATTTGGACAAATAAAACAAACAATCAATTTACCTAAAAAACGTAATGTTTATAGTGGAAATTTTGCTCTTCAAACTTTTCGTGGTGCAGCTTATTCAAGTGATGATAATAAATATGAAAAATATAAATTTGATATGATCGCTAATAATAAAAACTTGCATATTATGACTGAAAGTGGATGGATAGCAATGCTACAACAATATTTTGCTGTTGCTTGGATTCCTGATAATTTAGGTAAAAATACAATATATACATCTAGTTTAGATCATGACACAGCGGTAATTGGATATAAGTCTCCTATAATTAATATTCCACCTAATTCTAGATCGATTATAAAATCAAAGTTATGGATTGGTCCGAAAATACAGAAAGAAATGAAATTAGTTGCGCCAAATTTAGATTTAACAGTTGATTACGGTTGGCTTTGGTTTTTATCTCAACCATTATTTAAATTACTAACTATTTTATATAGTATTATAGGAAATTGGGGTTTTTCTATTATTTTAATTACTTTTATTATGAGAGGGTTAACTTATCCTTTAACAAAAGCGCAGTATATTTCCATGGCAAAAATGCGTGCGTTACAACCTAAAATACAGGAAATAAAAGAAAAATTTTCAAAAGATAAACAACGTATTAGTCAGGAAATGATTTTGTTATATAAAAAAGAAAAAATAAACCCCTTAGGTGGATTTTTACCTATTTTTATTCAAATGCCAATTTTTCTATCTCTTTATTATATGCTTATAGGATCTGTTGAATTACGTCATGCTCCTTTTTTATTGTGGATTCATGATTTATCGAGTCAAGATCCTTACTATGTCCTGCCTGTGATAATGGGTTTAACAATGTTTTTTATTCAAAAGATATCTTCTACTAATCATATTTCTGATCCACTTCAAAAAAAGATTATGAATTTTATGCCGGTGATTTTTACTGCGTTTTTTTTATGGTTTCCTTCAGGATTAGTTTTGTACTATATAATTAGTAATTTAGTCACTATTATACAACAAAAGTTTATCTTATCTAACTTAGAAAAAAATAGATAA
- the mnmE gene encoding tRNA uridine-5-carboxymethylaminomethyl(34) synthesis GTPase MnmE: protein MMRNETIVAQVTCPGKSAVGILRISGFQTKIVAIKILGKIPLARFATYSNFLDENNEILDKGISLWFPAPHSLTGEDVLELQGHGSPLIMDLLIRRILSINNIRMAKPGEFSERAFLNGKMDLIQAESIDDLINSETELSARASLNSLQGKFSFFIKELMNLIIEFRINIESNIDFSEEEININMQDIINIKFRELHDKFLKLKATVLKGSLLREGKKIVIAGLPNSGKSSLLNILSYSDRAIVTDIPGTTRDLLYEDISINGVRCELIDTAGLRDTDDKVERIGIMRAWEMIRKSDHVLFVIDKTLSKSKQKKICDDFMKNILNNKTQVTFVLNKNDLIKDEFGIKEIDGTAFISISARTGEGVNILREHIIKIEKNINNESVFIARRRHIKQLDLAYDEFLTAENTWRESENIELLAESLSIISKFLGEIIGQCTSEDLLNHIFSSFCIGK, encoded by the coding sequence ATGATGCGTAATGAAACTATTGTCGCCCAAGTTACCTGTCCAGGAAAAAGTGCTGTTGGAATATTGAGAATATCTGGTTTTCAGACAAAGATAGTTGCTATAAAAATTTTAGGTAAAATTCCACTAGCTAGATTTGCGACTTATTCAAACTTTTTAGATGAAAATAATGAAATATTAGATAAAGGAATATCTTTATGGTTTCCTGCTCCTCATTCTTTAACAGGTGAAGATGTACTAGAATTACAAGGCCATGGTAGTCCATTAATAATGGATTTACTAATAAGAAGGATTTTGTCTATTAATAATATTAGAATGGCTAAACCAGGGGAATTTTCTGAACGTGCTTTTTTAAATGGAAAAATGGATTTAATTCAAGCGGAATCTATAGATGATTTAATTAATTCAGAAACAGAATTATCCGCTCGTGCTTCATTAAATTCATTACAAGGAAAATTTTCTTTTTTTATTAAAGAACTGATGAATTTGATTATTGAATTTCGTATTAATATAGAATCAAATATAGACTTTTCAGAAGAAGAAATTAATATTAATATGCAGGATATAATTAATATAAAATTTCGAGAACTACATGATAAATTTTTGAAATTAAAGGCTACAGTTTTAAAAGGAAGTCTCTTAAGAGAAGGGAAAAAAATCGTAATTGCTGGACTTCCTAATTCCGGGAAGTCTAGCTTATTAAATATTTTATCATATTCTGATAGAGCTATAGTAACTGATATACCTGGTACTACACGAGATCTTCTATATGAAGATATCAGTATTAATGGTGTTAGATGTGAATTAATTGATACAGCAGGTCTGCGTGATACAGATGATAAAGTTGAACGTATTGGTATCATGCGTGCTTGGGAAATGATTAGAAAATCTGATCATGTTCTTTTTGTAATTGATAAGACACTTAGTAAATCAAAACAAAAAAAAATATGTGATGATTTTATGAAAAATATTTTAAACAATAAAACTCAAGTAACATTTGTTTTAAATAAAAACGATTTAATAAAAGATGAATTTGGTATTAAAGAAATAGATGGAACGGCATTTATTAGTATATCAGCACGTACAGGTGAGGGTGTTAATATTTTACGTGAACATATAATAAAAATTGAAAAAAATATAAATAATGAAAGTGTTTTCATTGCTCGTCGTCGTCATATCAAACAACTTGATTTAGCGTACGATGAGTTTTTAACTGCCGAAAATACATGGAGAGAGTCTGAGAATATTGAATTACTAGCAGAATCTTTAAGTATTATAAGTAAGTTTTTAGGCGAGATAATAGGTCAGTGTACTTCTGAAGACTTATTAAATCATATTTTCTCAAGTTTTTGTATTGGAAAATAA
- a CDS encoding co-chaperone GroES yields the protein MKIRPLHDRVLVKRQEVESKSAGGIVLTGSAAGKSTRGTVTAVGKGRVLDNGDIKPLDVKVGDVVIFNEGYGAKTEKIDNEELLILTESDILAIVE from the coding sequence ATGAAAATTCGTCCATTGCATGATCGTGTGCTTGTTAAGCGTCAAGAAGTCGAATCAAAATCTGCAGGTGGTATTGTATTAACAGGATCTGCTGCAGGGAAATCGACTCGAGGAACAGTGACAGCTGTTGGAAAAGGTCGTGTTTTAGATAATGGAGACATTAAACCATTAGATGTAAAAGTTGGTGATGTTGTTATTTTTAATGAAGGTTATGGTGCAAAAACAGAAAAAATTGATAACGAAGAATTATTAATTCTAACTGAAAGCGACATTTTAGCAATTGTTGAATAG
- the groL gene encoding chaperonin GroEL (60 kDa chaperone family; promotes refolding of misfolded polypeptides especially under stressful conditions; forms two stacked rings of heptamers to form a barrel-shaped 14mer; ends can be capped by GroES; misfolded proteins enter the barrel where they are refolded when GroES binds) produces the protein MAAKDVKFGNEARIKMLRGVNVLADAVKVTLGPKGRNVVLDKSFGAPSITKDGVSVAREIELEDKFENMGAQMVKEVASKANDAAGDGTTTATLLAQSIVNEGLKAVAAGMNPMDLKRGIDKAVISAVEELKHLSVPCSDSKAITQVGTISANADEKVGSLIAEAMEKVGNDGVITVEEGTGLQDELEVVKGMQFDRGYLSPYFINKPETGIVELENPYILMADKKISNVREMLPILESVAKSGKPLLIISEDLEGEALATLVVNSMRGIVKVAAVKAPGFGDRRKAMLQDISILTGGSVISEELAMELEKSTLEDLGQAKRVVISKDTTTIIGGVGEKHSIQSRISQIRQEIQEATSDYDKEKLNERLAKLSGGVAVLKVGAATEVEMKEKKARVEDALHATRAAVEEGVVAGGGVALVRVAGKIADLRGQNEDQNVGIRVALRAMEAPLRQIVSNSGEEPSVVTNNVKDGKGNYGYNAATDEYGDMIDFGILDPTKVTRSALQYAASVAGLMITTECMVTDLPKEDKSSDSSSSPAGGMGGMGGMM, from the coding sequence ATGGCCGCTAAAGATGTAAAATTTGGAAATGAAGCCCGCATTAAAATGCTTCGTGGAGTTAATGTATTAGCAGATGCAGTAAAAGTGACTTTAGGACCAAAAGGTAGAAATGTAGTTCTAGATAAATCTTTTGGAGCACCTAGTATTACTAAAGATGGTGTATCCGTAGCCCGTGAAATTGAATTAGAAGATAAATTCGAAAACATGGGAGCTCAAATGGTAAAAGAAGTTGCATCAAAAGCAAACGATGCAGCAGGTGATGGTACCACAACAGCAACATTATTAGCACAATCTATAGTAAATGAAGGTTTAAAAGCAGTAGCAGCTGGTATGAATCCAATGGATCTGAAACGTGGAATTGATAAAGCTGTTATCAGTGCTGTAGAAGAATTAAAACATTTATCTGTACCATGTTCTGATTCTAAAGCAATTACACAAGTTGGTACTATTTCTGCAAATGCAGATGAAAAAGTTGGTTCTTTAATTGCAGAAGCAATGGAAAAAGTTGGTAATGACGGAGTTATTACAGTAGAAGAAGGTACAGGTTTACAGGATGAACTTGAAGTTGTCAAAGGGATGCAATTTGATCGTGGTTATCTATCTCCATATTTTATCAATAAACCAGAAACAGGTATTGTTGAATTAGAAAACCCATATATTTTAATGGCTGATAAAAAAATATCTAATGTTCGTGAAATGTTACCAATATTAGAATCTGTTGCAAAATCAGGAAAACCACTATTAATTATTTCTGAAGATTTAGAGGGTGAAGCTTTAGCAACTTTAGTAGTTAATTCAATGAGAGGAATTGTAAAAGTCGCAGCAGTAAAAGCACCTGGATTTGGTGATCGTCGTAAAGCAATGTTACAAGATATTTCAATTCTTACTGGTGGTTCTGTTATCTCTGAAGAATTAGCTATGGAATTAGAAAAATCTACTTTAGAAGATTTAGGACAAGCAAAACGTGTTGTTATTAGCAAAGACACTACAACTATTATTGGTGGTGTAGGAGAAAAACACTCCATTCAAAGTCGTATTAGTCAAATCCGACAAGAAATTCAAGAAGCTACTTCTGATTATGATAAAGAAAAATTAAATGAACGCTTAGCTAAACTATCAGGCGGTGTTGCAGTACTAAAAGTAGGTGCGGCTACAGAAGTAGAAATGAAAGAAAAAAAAGCTCGTGTTGAAGATGCATTACATGCTACTCGTGCAGCTGTAGAAGAAGGTGTAGTTGCTGGAGGTGGTGTTGCATTAGTGCGTGTAGCAGGGAAAATAGCTGATTTACGTGGTCAAAATGAAGATCAGAACGTAGGTATTCGAGTTGCTTTGCGTGCAATGGAAGCTCCATTACGTCAAATTGTTTCTAATTCTGGTGAAGAACCTTCTGTAGTTACAAACAATGTAAAAGACGGAAAAGGTAACTATGGTTACAATGCAGCTACTGATGAATATGGTGACATGATAGATTTTGGTATATTAGATCCAACTAAAGTTACACGTTCTGCTTTACAGTATGCTGCTTCTGTCGCTGGTCTAATGATCACAACAGAATGTATGGTAACTGACTTGCCTAAAGAAGATAAATCTTCTGATTCTAGTTCTTCTCCAGCAGGAGGAATGGGTGGCATGGGTGGAATGATGTAA
- the efp gene encoding elongation factor P, protein MRIYHSNNFRSGRKIIFENEPCLIESSEFVKPGKGQSFVRVKLRKLLTKQLIEKTFKSTDSLEIADIIEYTLSYLYNDGRFWYFINNNTFEELSVDEKIIGVHKKWLLEQDTCIVTLWNNQPISITPNNFVNLKVIHVQATLKGDTINTSSTKLATLSTGAIVRVPLFIQVGSLIKVDTRSGEYVSRIK, encoded by the coding sequence ATGAGAATATATCATAGTAATAATTTTCGTTCAGGTCGTAAAATTATTTTCGAAAACGAGCCGTGTTTGATAGAATCTAGTGAATTTGTAAAACCTGGAAAAGGTCAATCTTTTGTTCGTGTAAAATTGAGAAAATTATTAACAAAACAACTTATAGAGAAAACATTTAAATCTACAGATTCTTTAGAAATCGCTGATATTATAGAATATACACTTTCTTATTTATATAATGACGGTCGTTTTTGGTATTTTATAAATAATAATACTTTTGAGGAGTTATCAGTAGATGAAAAAATTATTGGAGTACATAAAAAATGGTTATTAGAACAAGATACATGTATTGTAACTTTATGGAATAATCAACCTATCTCAATTACACCTAATAATTTTGTCAATCTAAAAGTCATACATGTTCAAGCAACTCTAAAAGGCGATACTATTAATACTAGTAGTACTAAATTAGCTACATTAAGTACAGGTGCTATTGTAAGAGTCCCGTTGTTTATTCAAGTTGGTTCATTAATTAAAGTAGATACAAGATCGGGTGAATATGTATCGCGAATAAAATAG
- the dnaC gene encoding DNA replication protein DnaC yields MTFYTEFFKRLQRLMPKNIKPKFDNDEDLLAWNQEQGRLSSESIIRENKAMKMQRVLGRSGIRELYMNCSFDNYKIEHDGQRKVLKASKRYAEEFNENIASFIFSGKPGTGKNHLASAIGNYLILHGKSILLVTVADLMSNMKGTFSGTSNITEENLLHDLSSVDLLMIDEIGMQTESRYEKVIINQIVDRRSSSKRSTGMLSNLDHKGMKSLLGERVIDRMRLGNSLWLTFEWDSYRQYVKGNEY; encoded by the coding sequence ATGACATTTTATACTGAATTTTTTAAACGTCTTCAACGTCTTATGCCTAAAAATATTAAACCTAAATTTGATAATGATGAAGACTTATTAGCTTGGAATCAAGAACAAGGAAGATTGTCATCTGAATCTATAATACGTGAAAATAAAGCAATGAAAATGCAACGTGTACTAGGCAGATCAGGTATTCGAGAATTATATATGAACTGTTCATTTGACAATTATAAAATCGAACATGATGGTCAAAGAAAAGTACTAAAAGCATCGAAACGCTATGCAGAAGAATTTAATGAAAATATTGCTAGTTTTATTTTTTCAGGTAAACCCGGAACAGGAAAAAATCATTTGGCATCTGCTATAGGAAATTACTTAATTTTACATGGAAAGAGCATTTTACTTGTAACAGTAGCTGATTTAATGTCTAATATGAAAGGAACGTTTAGTGGGACTAGTAATATCACTGAAGAAAATTTATTACATGATCTAAGCAGCGTCGATTTGTTAATGATTGATGAAATTGGTATGCAAACTGAATCTCGTTACGAAAAAGTAATTATTAATCAAATAGTTGATAGAAGATCATCTTCAAAACGTTCTACTGGAATGTTGTCTAATTTAGATCATAAAGGAATGAAAAGTTTATTAGGTGAAAGAGTCATTGATAGAATGCGTTTAGGAAATAGTTTATGGTTAACTTTTGAATGGGATAGTTACAGACAATATGTTAAGGGAAATGAATACTAA
- the dnaT gene encoding primosomal protein DnaT gives MKILISDNISLELFCKNPIKILEKSNKGIIGVLKNKSPIFYVITPYILKKIFDLECNLLDLDKTKQQISKKFSMHPQWTPDKDFIRQAALWGITLTEEILESELASFISYWQAEGCFFHHIQWQQKLARSLQKSRSISYMSQKKRDITYIPTPDQTVPNGFRGK, from the coding sequence ATGAAGATTTTAATTTCCGATAATATATCTCTTGAATTATTTTGTAAAAATCCCATAAAAATTTTAGAAAAATCAAACAAAGGAATTATAGGAGTATTAAAAAATAAATCCCCTATTTTTTATGTAATTACACCTTATATATTAAAAAAAATATTTGATCTTGAATGTAATCTGTTAGATCTAGATAAAACAAAACAACAAATCTCAAAAAAATTTTCTATGCATCCACAATGGACTCCAGATAAAGATTTCATTCGTCAAGCTGCATTATGGGGGATTACGTTGACTGAAGAAATATTAGAATCTGAACTGGCATCTTTTATTTCTTATTGGCAAGCAGAAGGTTGTTTTTTTCATCATATACAATGGCAGCAAAAATTAGCTCGAAGTCTACAAAAAAGCAGATCAATTAGTTACATGTCACAAAAAAAACGAGACATTACATATATTCCAACACCCGATCAAACTGTACCAAATGGATTTAGAGGTAAATAA
- the rsmD gene encoding 16S rRNA (guanine(966)-N(2))-methyltransferase RsmD — translation MNNSFFRKNSKIYIISGNLKGRKISFKNIPNLRPTTNQIRETLFEWLSKYIKNSRCLDCFAGSGVLGIEAISRYAAFSTLLEIEKKTFLTLKKNIKELNIYNVEIIRTNTLHWLKKTRNKPYDIIFIDPPYHQGLVKKTINLLENKKWIKKNSFIYIEQEKKQSIIVPKNWTLYKKKITNQIQCYLYICST, via the coding sequence ATGAACAATTCTTTTTTTAGAAAAAATAGTAAAATTTACATTATTTCTGGAAATCTTAAGGGAAGAAAGATATCTTTTAAAAACATTCCAAACTTACGTCCTACTACTAATCAAATAAGAGAAACACTATTTGAATGGTTATCTAAATACATTAAAAACTCTCGATGTCTTGATTGTTTTGCAGGTAGTGGTGTATTAGGGATAGAAGCTATATCTCGTTATGCAGCCTTTTCAACTTTATTAGAAATAGAAAAAAAAACATTTCTTACTCTTAAAAAAAATATAAAAGAGTTAAACATATACAATGTAGAAATTATACGTACTAATACGCTGCATTGGTTAAAAAAAACTAGAAACAAACCATATGATATAATTTTTATTGATCCTCCTTATCATCAAGGATTAGTTAAAAAAACTATTAATTTACTAGAAAATAAAAAATGGATTAAAAAAAATTCTTTTATTTATATAGAACAAGAAAAAAAACAATCCATAATTGTACCAAAAAATTGGACTCTATATAAAAAAAAAATTACAAATCAAATACAATGCTATCTATATATTTGCAGTACATAA
- the ftsY gene encoding signal recognition particle-docking protein FtsY translates to MKDSKKNGFFSWLSSKIKKKKTIDIRQNNTDKNHDINHEDLYTKKDLLIKQDNPKKDEIDTLNDHGKDIEKAQNTKNNFFLRLKKSLKTTKKNLGDKIYQIFLSKKIDEVLFEELEEKMLLADIGINTTNRIISNLIKDVNREDLKNSEKLYFLLKRKMFNILKKVEIPLEISSHSPFVILVVGVNGTGKTTTVAKLAEKYKLEGKSIMLAAADTFRAAGIEQLQTLGKLNNIPVIAQRSGSDPAAVIFDAVKSAKSKKIDVLIIDTAGRLHNKLHLIEELKKIVRVIKKIDISAPHEKLLIIDSCNGQNTIQQTEIFHKALNLTGIIITKLDGTAKGGVVFSLADQFQIPIRYIGIGEKMQDLGHFNSQEFIESIFT, encoded by the coding sequence ATGAAAGATAGTAAAAAAAATGGTTTTTTTTCTTGGTTAAGTTCTAAAATAAAAAAAAAGAAAACAATAGATATTAGACAAAATAATACAGATAAAAATCATGATATTAATCATGAAGACTTATATACCAAGAAAGATCTTTTAATTAAACAAGATAATCCTAAAAAAGATGAAATAGATACACTTAATGATCATGGTAAAGATATAGAGAAGGCACAAAACACAAAAAATAATTTTTTTTTGCGTTTGAAAAAAAGTTTAAAAACAACAAAAAAGAATCTTGGTGATAAAATTTATCAAATTTTTTTATCAAAAAAAATCGATGAAGTTCTTTTTGAAGAATTAGAAGAAAAAATGTTGTTAGCTGATATTGGAATTAATACCACTAATCGAATTATTAGTAATTTAATTAAAGATGTCAATCGTGAAGATTTAAAAAATTCTGAAAAATTGTATTTTTTATTAAAAAGAAAAATGTTTAATATTTTAAAAAAAGTTGAAATACCTTTAGAAATATCTAGTCATAGTCCTTTTGTGATTTTAGTTGTAGGAGTCAATGGTACAGGAAAAACTACAACAGTTGCTAAACTTGCAGAAAAATATAAACTAGAAGGGAAATCTATCATGTTAGCTGCTGCAGATACATTTAGAGCTGCAGGTATAGAACAACTTCAAACATTAGGAAAATTAAACAATATACCTGTAATAGCACAACGTTCTGGTTCAGATCCTGCAGCAGTAATATTTGATGCTGTAAAATCAGCTAAATCAAAAAAAATAGATGTTTTAATTATTGATACAGCGGGTAGATTGCATAATAAATTGCATTTAATAGAAGAGTTAAAAAAAATAGTTAGAGTAATTAAAAAAATAGATATATCTGCACCACATGAAAAACTGTTAATTATTGATTCATGTAATGGACAAAATACAATACAACAAACAGAAATATTCCATAAAGCATTAAATTTAACTGGAATTATAATTACAAAGTTAGATGGAACGGCAAAAGGAGGAGTTGTTTTTTCTTTGGCTGATCAATTTCAAATTCCTATTCGTTATATTGGGATTGGTGAAAAAATGCAAGATTTAGGTCATTTTAATAGTCAAGAATTTATTGAGTCTATATTTACATAG
- the rpoH gene encoding RNA polymerase sigma factor RpoH, translating into MINKVQILSVTPPGNLDAYIRIANLWPMLSIEEEKKLTKRLRYNGDLDAAKTLILSHLRFVIHISRNYSGYGLLQSDLIQEGNIGLMKAVRRFNPEIGVRLVSFAVHWIKSEIHEYVLRNWRIVKVATTKSQRKLFFNLRKTKKRLGWFNEEEIQIVARELGVSSRDVREMESRMSAQDVAFNPSPEEHCDSKTNSSIQYLQDKTSNFANGVEQDNWEEHAANKLSSALLRLDERSRHIIHARWLDKNKKNTLQNIANNYGISAERVRQLEKNAMKKLKLAIEA; encoded by the coding sequence ATGATTAATAAAGTACAGATTTTATCTGTAACACCACCAGGTAATTTAGATGCTTATATCAGAATAGCTAATTTATGGCCGATGCTGTCAATTGAAGAAGAAAAAAAATTAACCAAACGATTGCGTTATAATGGCGATTTAGATGCGGCAAAAACTTTAATTTTATCTCACCTCCGTTTTGTAATTCATATTTCACGTAACTATTCAGGATACGGTTTACTGCAATCTGATCTCATACAAGAAGGCAATATAGGATTAATGAAAGCAGTACGTAGATTTAATCCAGAAATAGGCGTACGTCTTGTGTCTTTTGCAGTTCACTGGATTAAATCTGAAATACATGAGTATGTTTTACGTAATTGGCGTATCGTGAAAGTTGCTACTACTAAATCTCAAAGAAAACTATTTTTTAATTTAAGAAAAACAAAAAAAAGATTAGGATGGTTTAATGAAGAAGAAATTCAAATAGTAGCTAGAGAGTTAGGCGTTAGCAGTAGAGATGTAAGAGAAATGGAATCTCGAATGTCCGCTCAAGATGTTGCTTTTAATCCGTCACCTGAAGAGCATTGTGATAGTAAAACAAATAGCTCTATACAATATTTACAAGATAAAACTTCTAATTTTGCCAATGGAGTAGAACAAGATAATTGGGAAGAACATGCTGCGAATAAATTAAGTAGCGCGTTATTAAGATTAGATGAACGTAGTCGTCATATTATTCATGCGCGTTGGTTAGATAAAAATAAAAAAAATACCTTGCAGAATATCGCAAATAATTATGGAATTTCTGCAGAACGCGTACGACAATTAGAAAAAAATGCAATGAAAAAATTAAAATTAGCCATAGAAGCTTAA